A segment of the Carya illinoinensis cultivar Pawnee chromosome 1, C.illinoinensisPawnee_v1, whole genome shotgun sequence genome:
CAAACCCAACATCTTACTTACCTACATAAGGAGACAACTACTCCATTCTTCGGTCATCTCCACCATTTTAAGGTACTGTGATAGTATATTGGACAGTCTTAGAGCCAGATAAGAGCTCTTCACCAAGATGGTGCACAAGCCTCCGATGCCTTCATACACTGAGCTCATTCCCCTACTCCCAAGGTTTTGAGAACCCTCATGTCTTTGAGCTTGACTGTTTATTCAATAAACTTTTTAAGAAGCATTCTCCATTAATATTCTGTTAAGATCACAAATCCCACTATCAAGATCATCAACCATCTCGACAAAGAAAAGACCCCAAGAATCATCACCAACTACTTCATTTGACAAGGCCATTGAAAGAACCTTTATGACTTCTTCTTCCATTCCCAAGTCATAAAGCCCCTGAATCAATACAGAGTACGTCAACTTGTCCGGCAGACATTCCTTTTCCAGCAGCTCCTCCAGAATGCTAATCCCCTCCTTTGCATTTCTAACCTTACAAAACCCCTTAATCAGCATGTTATATGTAAAGGCATTAGGAGTACATCCCTTTTCCACCATGTCATCCCACAACCTCGCTGCCTCACACAACTCCCCTCTCTCGCACATCCCCTCAATAAGCATATTGTAAGTCAAAACACTTGGCATAGAACCCTTCTCAAACTCATTAAATAACTTCCTAGCTTCCCATATTTTTCCTTGCTTACAAAGCCAATGTATAAGTGTACTTGATATAGCATTATCTGGAGTAGCATTCTTCTTCAAAAGCCTCTTCCACAACTCACAAGCATCCCCAACCTTGCCTTCTGCACACAACACATCAATCACCTTGCAACAGAGCGCTGAGCTTGGTATATACTTCTTATCAAGCATATCATCAAGCAAGTTGCGTGCTTCACCCGACCTCTTCTCCTTACAATAAGCCTCAATCATGACCCCATAAGTAACCTCATTTGCCTCAACCTcattctcctccatctcatccatCACCTTAATTGCATCAACTAACCTCCCTAGCTTACAAAACCCATCCATCAGAACAGTATATGTTGTCGCATCAGGTACCCACCCTCTATCCAAAACCTCACCAAAAACCTTCCTCGCACTAACCATATCGCCCCGCGCAACATACCCACCTAAAATCGTAGTGTAAGAAACCAAATTAGGTACCATTCCCATAGCAGGCATTTCATCGAGAACCTTGACTGCACCCTCAACATCATTCTTCTTACACATGGCTTTGAGCAAAATGTTACACGTGAAAACATTGGGCACGACGCCAAATCTCGCTTTACTGTTCTTGAACAATACATGCACCAAAGTGTACCTCTTGTTCTGAACCAAAGCGTTTAACAGTGTGTTCAACGATCTCACCGACCGCTGGACACCAAACGTTTCGATGCGCAGGAAGGTTTTTAACGCGGAATCAGGTCGACCCGCGAGGCCGTAACTTCGAATCACGTCGATGAAAAGGTTTTCACCGCATTTGATTTGAGAACGACGCAGGTCCGAGAGCAATGACTCGACGGGTGCGAATTCGCGGGCGCGGGAGAGGCGTCGGATAATGGCATGATACGTGTCGTAATTTTGGGAAAAACCGGGGTGGAATTTGGAGGCATGGTGGAAAATCTGGAGAGCAAGGTCGAGATTTTGCTGCCGGGTAACCATTGAGACGAGGCGCTTGGGGTAGAGCCGCTGGGGCCAGGGTTTGATCGGGGGTGTGACGGTGTAGGATTGGAGGAGGGTCTGGTCGGGATCGACGGTGGAGAATGGACGGAAACGCGAGACAATGTCGCGGGTCGAGAGACGGCGGTGGTGAGACTGGCTTAGGCGCAACATGGTGGAGACGAAGAGGTCCGCTCTTTCGGACGGACGAATTTCGAGTCTCGATCTCGAGTAGAGTAGACAGCGTACCGCCGCTGccatattcaaatttcaaatgcGGTGTTCATATTCTTCTGTACAAGTAGACGGTAGAAGAAACATCTTTTACCCAAAGCCCGACTCACTTGCAAACGTCAAAAGTTCCATGACTGTTCACCCTATGCGGCTACGACCATATACGCATAAAGATGTGTAGATGCAGTTTGGATTAGCCATGCCAGGTTATATCCCAAACCGATACATCAGCTGCCCATTTTTATaagctttttttaaaaaaaatgctttaaagGCTCTTTTACCTAAAAGCTtttcaaggaaaaaataataaagataattaaaaaaaaaaaaaaaaacttaaaaggcTCTCTTAACTAAAGGTGCGTGCATGCTGCATGGACTcttaggcctcgtttgtttttagagatgagatgagatgagataagatattttgagatatgttgagattagatgaaataagatgagattagataaaatatgtatttgtttttagagattagatgagattagTTTGAAAGGAGGATAGTTAGTAATATGATGGGACCCACAAGTACTTGTAGTACTTTttaccaaagttttgaaatccgtttcgaagaccattccggttgaggcactgaaacggaatatttcggtaccggtacgtttcaATGTACtgtttcgggattaattatatattatatataaatatttatatgtatatataaactaacaattaataaaataaatacatatatatgtaagtgtgtgatatgtatatgtgtatatatatatagaagaattaaagatttataaaatgaatatatattgaaaaaaatcacaaacttgagttaagacacaaaaataaaggaaaaaaattaaagaatagacagattattaaaagtaacaatacttctagtgcacggaaatgggtatttgaattctaaaagtacaattttattcattatttttcaacttatttaaaagagagcttttttttttttttttgggaccggaattactattctggtcggaataccggaattccggccggaattgaccggaacggccggaatttgacccggaacggaaTAGAT
Coding sequences within it:
- the LOC122311631 gene encoding pentatricopeptide repeat-containing protein At5g16420, mitochondrial, which produces MAAAVRCLLYSRSRLEIRPSERADLFVSTMLRLSQSHHRRLSTRDIVSRFRPFSTVDPDQTLLQSYTVTPPIKPWPQRLYPKRLVSMVTRQQNLDLALQIFHHASKFHPGFSQNYDTYHAIIRRLSRAREFAPVESLLSDLRRSQIKCGENLFIDVIRSYGLAGRPDSALKTFLRIETFGVQRSVRSLNTLLNALVQNKRYTLVHVLFKNSKARFGVVPNVFTCNILLKAMCKKNDVEGAVKVLDEMPAMGMVPNLVSYTTILGGYVARGDMVSARKVFGEVLDRGWVPDATTYTVLMDGFCKLGRLVDAIKVMDEMEENEVEANEVTYGVMIEAYCKEKRSGEARNLLDDMLDKKYIPSSALCCKVIDVLCAEGKVGDACELWKRLLKKNATPDNAISSTLIHWLCKQGKIWEARKLFNEFEKGSMPSVLTYNMLIEGMCERGELCEAARLWDDMVEKGCTPNAFTYNMLIKGFCKVRNAKEGISILEELLEKECLPDKLTYSVLIQGLYDLGMEEEVIKVLSMALSNEVVGDDSWGLFFVEMVDDLDSGICDLNRILMENAS